In one Oreochromis aureus strain Israel breed Guangdong unplaced genomic scaffold, ZZ_aureus HiC_scaffold_101, whole genome shotgun sequence genomic region, the following are encoded:
- the LOC116330631 gene encoding HLA class I histocompatibility antigen, alpha chain F-like → MYWRKDGEEIHEGVDQREILPNNDGTFQMSVDLKLLSVTLEEWQRYDCVFQLSGVSSDIITKLDKTVIRTNREKPTDMVIFISAAMVVLVFILIAAVVSVAYKKKKAFQLLSYSPPMPDNGSEQAERLNQM, encoded by the exons ATGTACTGGAGGAAAGATGGAGAGGAGATCCATGAAGGTGTAGACCAAAGAGAGATCCTTCCCAACAATGACGGGACCTTCCAGATGAGTGTTGATCTGAAACTTTTATCAGTTACACTTGAAGAGTGGCAGAGGTACGACTGTGTGTTTCAGCTCTCTGGAGTTAGTAGCGACATTATCACCAAACTGGACAAAACAGTGATCAGGACCAATCGGG AGAAGCCCACTGACATGGTGATCTTCATCAGTGCTGCAATGGTTGTTCTAGTTTTCATCCTCATCGCAGCTGTGGTATCTGTAGcttacaaaaagaagaaag cttttcagcttcTTTCATATTCTCCACCCA TGCCTGATAATGGCTCTGAGCAGGCTGAGAGACTAAATCAAATGTGA